One Paraglaciecola mesophila genomic region harbors:
- a CDS encoding TRAP transporter large permease yields MIVLVLFISLIVLIAIGTPVAFALILSSLLAISLDGDIPNLVVLHSMVGGMNSFPLLSIPFFVLAGALMNSAGITQRIFDFANALVGWLRGGLGHVNVGASILFAGMSGAAVADAGGLGAIEVKAMRDKGYDAGFAVGVTAASSTIGPIIPPSLPLIIYAVMSSASIGQLFAAGMIPGLIMALALMLMVAWYAKKRNYPKDSGFSVLRCTTTFSRAFLSLMTPVLIIGGILFGLFTATEAAIAASAYALFLGALVYRTLTIKKLLALSIETIETTSIIMLIIGGAAIFSWVLTTQHITENFTQWMLAFTDSKVAILLLITLILFIVGCFMETIAAITILTPVLLPVAVSLGIDPVHFGVMMVLNLMIGLLTPPVGMVLYVLSRVTQVPFETCARATFPFLVPLLFVLLLVTFIPQLTLWLPSVLYP; encoded by the coding sequence ATGATTGTTCTTGTGTTGTTTATATCCCTCATTGTGCTTATCGCTATCGGTACTCCTGTGGCGTTTGCATTGATCCTTTCTTCATTGTTGGCCATTTCGCTGGATGGAGATATACCAAATTTAGTGGTGCTGCACAGCATGGTAGGCGGGATGAATAGTTTTCCTTTGTTGTCTATTCCCTTCTTTGTGCTGGCGGGGGCCTTAATGAACTCAGCCGGCATCACCCAGCGAATATTTGATTTTGCCAATGCGCTAGTAGGGTGGTTGCGCGGTGGTTTAGGGCACGTCAATGTTGGGGCATCAATTCTGTTTGCGGGTATGTCAGGTGCGGCGGTTGCCGATGCAGGTGGGTTAGGCGCCATTGAAGTCAAAGCCATGCGGGATAAAGGTTATGACGCAGGCTTTGCTGTTGGAGTAACGGCCGCATCGTCAACTATAGGGCCGATTATTCCGCCTAGTTTGCCGCTGATTATTTACGCTGTAATGTCTTCAGCTTCTATCGGTCAGTTATTTGCCGCAGGGATGATCCCTGGGCTGATCATGGCGCTTGCGTTGATGTTGATGGTGGCTTGGTATGCCAAGAAACGCAATTATCCGAAGGATTCTGGTTTCTCTGTGCTGCGCTGCACGACAACATTTAGCCGCGCGTTTTTATCCTTGATGACCCCTGTGTTGATTATTGGTGGCATATTGTTTGGCTTGTTTACCGCGACAGAAGCGGCGATTGCAGCAAGTGCGTACGCATTATTTTTAGGTGCCCTTGTGTACCGCACACTCACGATTAAAAAACTTCTGGCGTTAAGTATTGAAACCATTGAAACGACAAGCATTATTATGTTGATTATAGGCGGTGCCGCGATTTTTTCTTGGGTGCTGACCACGCAACATATCACGGAAAACTTCACCCAATGGATGCTTGCGTTTACTGACAGTAAAGTGGCGATATTATTGCTGATCACCTTGATCTTATTCATTGTTGGTTGTTTTATGGAAACCATAGCCGCGATCACGATCTTGACCCCAGTGTTGCTACCCGTCGCGGTGAGTTTAGGCATAGATCCCGTTCATTTTGGGGTCATGATGGTGTTGAACTTGATGATTGGTTTGTTAACTCCCCCTGTCGGTATGGTGCTCTATGTCTTATCTAGGGTGACGCAGGTCCCATTCGAAACGTGCGCTCGGGCAACATTCCCTTTTTTAGTGCCACTGCTTTTTGTTTTACTGCTCGTCACCTTTATCCCGCAGCTGACGCTGTGGTTACCATCAGTGTTATATCCGTAA
- a CDS encoding TRAP transporter small permease translates to MSLIDSETLPSETLTPTQAFKSEDILSLIIFWGLAILLFAQFFSRYALSASLGWSEEIARYLLILLAFSGASIASRNDAHIGVTLLHRYLSVKALNITKMCIAMLNLLVVLLLLFYAGQIAISLHAYSLASLSISIGWVYALMCGCLLLMLVRSAMVVKTSWRAVCFSFSQKVLKQ, encoded by the coding sequence ATGTCTCTGATTGATAGTGAAACGCTTCCGAGTGAAACATTGACGCCCACGCAAGCGTTTAAAAGTGAAGATATCTTAAGTTTGATCATATTTTGGGGCTTGGCTATTTTATTGTTTGCGCAATTTTTTAGTCGCTATGCTTTGAGTGCATCATTAGGTTGGTCTGAAGAAATTGCCCGTTATCTGCTTATTCTACTGGCTTTTTCGGGGGCAAGTATTGCCAGTCGCAACGATGCGCATATTGGCGTTACCTTGTTGCACCGTTATCTATCTGTCAAAGCGTTGAATATCACTAAAATGTGCATTGCTATGCTCAATCTACTTGTGGTCTTGCTGTTGCTGTTTTACGCAGGGCAAATCGCTATTTCACTGCACGCCTACAGCCTAGCTTCTTTGTCTATTTCAATTGGTTGGGTTTATGCCCTGATGTGCGGTTGTTTGTTACTTATGCTCGTACGAAGTGCAATGGTGGTGAAGACGAGTTGGCGTGCAGTATGCTTTTCATTCTCGCAAAAGGTGCTAAAGCAATGA